GATAAACACGCCCAGGCGGATGATGCGCACCAGTTTCGAGAGGTCATCGTTCAGCGCATTGCTGAGTTGTGCCAGCAGGCCCAGGGCAGCGAGTTCGGCGGCGTTAGCCCCCTCTTCATCGGAGATCGATTCGCCAAGTCGCCCGATGAACGCTGGTTTGCCGTCCTGCAAAGGAATCTGCCCGGAAATGAACAGCTGGTTCTGGCTGATCACATGATTGACGTAGTTGGCAATGGGCTGGCTCGGCGTCGGCAGGCACAGGCCCAGTTGCTGGACGCGGTGGGCGAGTGAATCGGTCATGGTGAGTCCTCCTGAATGAAGGCTTCAGCATGTTTGCGTCCGGGGAGCGCGACAAACGGATAGATCTAATTCGACGTATTCAAATAACTCATGCATGGGCCATTTCATACAGCCATTCACCGAAACATTCCGCTGCGTCGCTGGCAGGCCGATCGGGAGTGACCAGCCAATAACCGATTTCGCTGATGAAGGGCGGGGTGTCGAAAGCATCTACCAGCGCACCTTCCTTCAGTCGGCGTTCGATCAAATGACCACGACCCATGGCAATGCCCTGACCGGCCACGGCGGCTTCGACGACGATGTTGTAGTCGTGGAGCATCACGCTGGGGTAGTGGCTGAGGTCGATGCCATTGCGCGCGCTCCAGTCAGTCCACTCGAACGGTTGAAGGGATTTGGCCATCAGTAACGGGCCGATGCCGGTGCCCTGGGTTTTGAATGCGGGACTGCAAACCGGTGCCAGTGTTTCTGCCATGAAGCGGCGAGCCCGGACTTTCGGCCAGCCGCCCTTGCCATAACGAATCGCCAGGTCAACTTCGCCACCGCCAACGTCGGACAGTTCTACCGAAGGCAGCAGCTCGACATGGATGTGTGGATAGCGCGCGTTAAAGTCGGCCAGACGCGGCACCAGCCACAACGTGGCAAATGACGCGAGGAGGCCGATGCGCAGGGTGGTTTCATGATGATCGTTGCCGCGCAGTCCGCGGGTGGCCAGGGCAATGGATTCCAGGGCTGGCTGAATCTGCCGGTAGTACGCTTCGCCGGCTGGCGTCAGATCGATGGCCCGGGTGCGGCGGATAAACAGCCGCTGATTCAGATACTGCTCCAGTTTCTGCACTTGATGGCTGATTGCACTTTGGGTCACCGACAACTCATCGGCGGCCTTGATGAAGCTCAAATGGCGAGCCACGGCCTCGAAGGCGCGCAGGGCCATCAAGGGCGGCAGATCCTGGTGCAATTCCACGGCGCGGGTCCTTTGGGTCCATCGCAAAAACGCGATTGTGCGGTGAAAAAACCGCTTCGGTACATATTTTGTTAAGCCGTCGTTACGCGAGTGACTGGTCAGCGCCGGCGCCAGGCCGCATTATTGGCGCAATCCTGTCGAGCGATGCGGCAGTGTAATTTTCCTTCACGCGATGCACTGAACACCATGAGCCAAGACGACAAGCTGATCGACCTTAACGCCGAACGCGCCAAGCGAATTCACGACCTCAACGACAAACGCCTGAATGAAGTGCGCCAGGCATTCGAGCAAGCGATGCCTTTGGGTAAAGCGAAGAAAAAGCCAAAAAACAAACCGAAAAAGCGTTAATCCCCCTGCATCTGTTGATGTAGATCAGTTTTCCCCCTCCTTTGCGCCCTGTCTCGGGCGATATTGACCTCGATCAATTTTCTCTCCTGCCTGATTGGTTAACTTAGCCCCATCGCAACAGGGCAAGTCCAGGAGGCCAGTCATGTTTTTCGACAACGTGGTGATCGCCGGAGTGCTGACAGTCGGCCTCATGGTTCTGTTTTTTGCAGGGTTTGGATTTTTTATCTGGAAGGACTCGCACAAGCGGAAAAAACCGTAGGTCTTTCTTGATGCAATGAGCACGCAAGGCATTTTGGGCAACTTCGGTTGCCCTTTTTTTTGCGTGCGGGAAACGACCGTTGTGCGCTCCCACAGGGATTTTTGGTGTTTAGAGAATTGCAGGCATGAAAAAGGCGCGAACCTCACGGAACGCGCCTTTTTCGTAGCAGCGATCTATCAGCTGCCCAGTGCCTTCGACGCCAGCCAGAACAGGCCGGCCGACAGGGCCACGGTCGCTGGCAGGGTCAGGACCCAGGCCAGCAGGATGGTTCTGACGGTGCCGCCCTGCAGGCCGCTTTTGTTGGCGACCATGGTACCGGCCACACCTGAAGACAGGACGTGGGTGGTGGAAACCGGCAGGCTGAAGATGTTGGCCATGCCGATCAGGCTGGCGGTCGTGATCTGCGCCGACATGCCTTGGGAGTAAGTCATGCCTTGCTTGCCGATCTTCTCGCCGATGGTCAATACCACGCGTTTCCAGCCCACCATGGTGCCCAGGCCCAGGGCCAGTGCGACCGCCAGAATCACCCAGAACGGGGCATATTCGGTAGTGGTGGTCAGGTCTTTGCGCAGTTTGTCCAGGTCAGCCTTTTCACGGGCAGCGAGACCGGGCAGTTTGCCGACTTTCTTCGCCGTGTCATCCAGGCAGAGCAGGTAGCGGCGCACTTCGATACGGCTTTCCGCCGACAGCGAATGGTAGTCCGCGACGCCTTTAAGGGTGTCGAGCAGGGCGGTGATGGTCGGTTCGGTCTGTTGCGGGTTGCAACGGAATTTCTCCGGCAGATCACCATCCACGCTTTTGCCCAGGGCCAGGTATTCACCCAGCGTATCGGCATTGCGCTTGTAGAACTGGCTCAGGTGCAAAGTCGCATCGCGAGTGCGTTCGATCTGGTAGGTGGTGCTGCCCAGGTCGAGTACGAACTGTGCCGGAACGATACCGATCAGCACCAGCATGATCAGGCCGATACCTTTCTGACCATCGTTGGAGCCGTGCACGAAACTCACGGCCATGGCCGAAATCACCAGCACCAGGCGGTTCCAGAACGGCGGATGCTTCTTGTCGTCGATCTTGCGGCGCTGTTCCGGCGTCTTGTGCATCTTCGACAGTGGACGCCACCATTTAAGGCCGATCAGGATCAGCGCAGCGATCAGGAACCCGGCCATCGGCGAAAACACCAGCGAAGCCGCGATATCGATCGCTTTCTGCCAGTTGACGCCATCGGCCAATGGAATGTCGTTGATCAGGGCGTTGGCCAGGCCAACCCCGAGGATCGAACCGATCAGCGTATGGGAGCTGGAGGCCGGGATACCGAAGTACCAGGTGCCCAGGTTCCAGGTGATGGCGGCGGCAAGCAACGAGAACACCATGGCCAGTCCGTGACCGGTGTTCACATTGATCAGCAGTTCTACCGGCAGCAGGTGGACGATGGCATACGCCACGCCAACACCGCCCAGCAGCACGCCGAGGAAGTTGAACACACCGGAAAAGAACACGGCCAGATGCGGCGGCATTGCTTTGGTGTAGATAACAGTGGCCACCGCGTTTGCAGTGTCATGAAAGCCGTTGATGAACTCGAAGGCGAGGACAAAGGCGAGGGCGAGCAAGAGGCTCACAAGCACCCAAGCATCCAGTCCGCTGAATAAATCGATCATGAAGGTTTTCTGACCCGGTCGTAAGGGGGCGCGATTATGCCAGAAAAGACTGTAAATCGATGCACTAGCTGCTCATCGGTAACATTCTTCAACGAATTAGTAAGAGACGACGCCCTAAGTTTCGGGTGTTTAGCGGGTTTTGCAAGTCGTTGAATTGCCTTGAAAAGCCCGCAGGCACAAGGGTTTCTCTCGAAACGGTAAGAGAAGCAAAGACTTGTATGAAATTTCTGAGAAGAGGGCCAGACATGAGCCAATTGCCTCATCAGATAGATGAGGTAACCGCTGCCCGCTCGTAGCGGGCGCGAATGGCAACATCAATGCATCCCGCTTTTAACGGGGGCAGACGCAGGCCCTTGAAGGGAGTCAGGCCGAGGCGATCATGGCTCTTCGGCTTTGAGTTCCTTTTCCATCTTCTGCAGTTCTTGCGTGAAAGCCTGGTCCTGAACGGTGGCGCGTTTACGCCAGGGTTTGCGTTCCGGTTCGGGCTGAGCGGCGTAGGTGGTGACTTCCCCGCCGTAAACTTCCTTGTAACGTTGTTCCTGGCGCTCAAGTTCCGCGCGCAGTTCGTCTTTCGTCACAGTGCTACCTGTATAGGTTGAGATTAATTCTGGTAAATCGCGCTGCATCAAATGCACCGACCACGCTCGTCGAAAGGACAATGCCCGCAAAGGCATCGTTTTACGGCACGGCGATCAATACTTCCATGTTGCAGGCGGCCACGGCACCAGAGAAAAACAGCTGACGTAGCATCAGTTTCCTGTTTCAGCGAGCGCGCTGTCAGAGCATTTGAAATGAGCGTCAGGCGCTTGCTGCGGGCAGCAACGATGGAACATCGTGCTGCCGGATGACGGAACCGGCGAATAGAGAAACCGGTTCGTCACTGAATTGCATTATAGCGGTCGATTTGAAGAACACTATCGCCAAAGAGTTAAAAATGGATGTTCATGTGTGATCGTTTTATTACTTGCAAGTTTTTACCTTCACTTGGCCGCGCTGTCTTTCTGGCGTCATTAAGTCGAACAAGTTAGGACATTACATGGGGACTTTAACTCAGGGTTCAAGCCCGGGGTAAAACCATGTAATAGAGAAGGGCGCACACGTGTCCGACCAAGGCTCTATAACGGCAACCGATTGCGATTATCGGTCGAGGGTTCGATAATCGCCCAGTCTCGGCTGCCTTTGGCTTGTGTGTCGAATCGGAGCCGCCTGTAATAGCCGTCGCTGATCCGTGTGGGAAAAGGACCTGATATGAACGAGCAAATGCGCAATTCCTTCGCTTCAGTGGCGCCGCCTATCGTCGCGTCGCCCGCCAAGCGAATCCAGGCCCTGACCGGCGACCCGGATTTCATGACTTCACTGGCCCGAGGCCTGGCCGTGGTGCAAGCGTTCCAGGAGCGCAAACGGCACCTGACCATCGCCCAGATCAGTCACCGCACGGAAATTCCCCGCGCCGCCGTGCGACGTTGCCTGCACACCCTGATCAAACTCGGCTACGCCACCACCGACGGTCGCACCTATTCACTGCTGCCCAAAGTGCTGACCCTCGGTCATGCCTACCTGTCCTCGACCCCGCTGGCGGTCTCTGCCCAACCTTACCTCGACCGCATGAGCGAACAACTCCACGAGGCCTGCAACATGGCCACGCTGGAAGGCGATGACATTTTGTACATCGCTCGCTCGGCGACGACTCAGCGGCTGATTTCCGTCGACCTGTCGGTAGGCGGACGCCTGCCGGCCTATTGCACGTCCATGGGCAGGATTCTTCTCGCGGCACTGGATGACACGTCGCTGCGCGAGTACCTCGACCACGCAGACCTGCAAGCCAAGACCAGCCGCACCTTGCACACTCCCGAAGCGTTGCTCGAATGCCTGCAGGAAGTACGGCAGCAAGGCTGGTGCATCGTCGATCAGGAACTGGAACAAGGCCTGCGCTCGATTGCTGTTCCGGTGTACGACGCTTCCGGGCAAGTCGTGGCGGCGCTCAACGTCAGCACGCACGCCGGTCGGGTCAGCCGCAACGAGCTGGAGCAACGGTTCCTGCCGGGTCTGCTGGCGGCCAGCCGTAACCTCAGCGCCCAGCTGTTTGCCTAAGCTGTTCGATAATCGCCCAGACTCGCGTTTAACGAATTGACGCACTTTCCCCAGGCTCACTAATGTCGCGGCAGCGCCAGCTCAGGCTGGCACCTGTCCGACTGCGTTCTTGCGTGGAATAAAAATAATGAACCAGCCTCAGTCTGCTGTAGGTAACTGCCTCGACGTGCAGTCCTTCATCAATGCTCAACCCATCTCGCGCTACCAGTGGCGAGTGGTGATCCTGTGTTTCCTGATTGTTTTCCTCGATGGCCTCGACACCGCGGCCATGGGCTTCATCGCGCCGGCACTCTCCCAGGACTGGGGCATCGATCGCGCCAGCCTTGGCCCGGTGATGAGTGCGGCGTTGATCGGCATGGTCTTCGGCGCACTGGGTTCCGGGCCGTTGGCTGACCGCTTCGGACGAAAAGTCGTACTGGTGGGCGCGGTGCTGTTGTTCGGCGCCTTCAGCCTGGCCTCGGCCTACAGCAGCAACGTCGATCAGTTGCTGGTGTTGCGCTTTCTGACCGGCCTGGGCCTTGGCGCCGGGATGCCGAACGCTACGACATTGCTGTCGGAATACACCCCGGAGCGCAAAAAATCCCTGCTGGTGACCAGCATGTTCTGCGGCTTCAACCTCGGCATGGCCGGTGGCGGATTCATTTCGGCCAAGCTGATTCCGGCGTTCGGCTGGCACAGCCTGCTGTTGATCGGCGGAATTCTGCCGCTGATCCTTGCCGTCGTCTTGTTGTTCTGGCTGCCGGAGTCGGCGCGTTACCTGGTCGTGCGCAATCGCGGCACCGACAAAGTGCGCCAGGCGCTGGCGCCAATCGATCCGACGGTCGTCGCTCAAGCATCCAGCTTCAGCGTACCCGAACAGAAAACCGTGAAGGCCCGTAACGTGTTTGCGGTGATCTTCTCCGGCACCTACAGCACCGGCACCTTGTTGTTATGGCTGACCTACTTCATGGGCCTGGTGATCGTTTACCTGTTGACCAGTTGGCTGCCGACGCTGATGCGTGACAGTGGCGCGAGCATGGAACAGGCGGCATTCATCGGCGCGCTGTTCCAGTTCGGCGGCGTATTGAGCGCGGTGGGCGTGGGCTGGGCGATGGACCGGTTCAATCCGCACAAGGTCATCGGTACTTTCTACTTGCTGGCCGGGGTGTTTGCCTACGCGGTAGGGCAGAGCCTGGGCAACATCACGCTATTGGCAACCCTGGTGCTGGTGGCCGGGATGTGTGTCAACGGCGCGCAATCGGCGATGCCTTCTTTGGCGGCGCGTTTTTACCCGACTCAAGGTCGGGCGACCGGTGTGTCGTGGATGCTCGGGATTGGCCGGTTCGGCGCAATTCTGGGGGCGTGGATGGGCGCGACCTTGCTGGGGTTGGGCTGGAACTTTGAACAAGTGCTGACGGCGTTGGTGATTCCGGCGGCCTTGGCGACGACGGCGGTGGTGATCAAGGGCATGGTCAGTCATGCGGATGCGACCTGATTCTGGATTGAAATTGATCTTTTGACAGGCGATGGAGAACGATAGCGAGACAACAATATGTTCGATAAACGAACACTTAGTCGATTATCGGATTGTTTGGCGTTTTGCACAGGCTTAACCTTCAGTCATTCCGGCGCGCGCATCGCGTCGTTTCCTACCACTGTCGGTTCACAACAAAACGGGAGCCTGCCCCATGGCTGAAATCCTTTCGCTGCACGACGCGGTGAAGCAATTCGTCAACGACGGCGATACCGTCGCGCTCGAAGGCTTCACTCACCTGATCCCTACGGCGGCGGGTCACGAAATCATTCGTCAGGGCAAGAAAGATCTGACGCTGGTACGGATGACGCCTGACCTGATCTACGACCAGTTGATTGGCGCCGGTTGTGCTCGCAAGCTGATTTTCTCCTGGGGCGGCAACCCGGGTGTCGGTTCGCTGCACCGTCTGCGTGACGCAGTCGAGAAGCAGTGGCCGCACGCGCTGGAAATCGAAGAACACAGCCACGCCGACCTGGCAAATGCCTACGTCGCTGGCGCCTCCGGCCTGCCGTTCGCGGTGTTGCGTGCCTACGCCGGCTCCGACCTGCCGAAGGTCAACCCGCTGATCAAGAGCGTCACTTGCCCGTTCACCGGTGAAGTATTGGCGGCGGTGCCTTCGGTGCGTCCGGACATCACCGTGATCCACGCGCAAAAAGCCGACCGTAAAGGCAACGTGTTGCTGTGGGGCATTCTCGGCGTGCAGAAAGAAGCCGCACTGGCCGCCAAGCGTTGCATCGTCACCGTCGAAGAAATCGTCGACGACCTCAACGCACCGATGAACTCCTGTGTACTGCCGACGTGGGCCTTGAGCGCGGTTTGCCACGTTCCTGGCGGCGCGCATCCGTCCTACGCTCACGGTTACAACGAGCGCGATAACCGTTTCTATCAGGCCTGGGACCCGATTGCCCGCGACCGTGACACCTTCACCGCGTGGATCAACGAATACATCCATGGCTGCGCTGACTTCAGCGAGTTCCAGGCCAAGCTGGCCGCTGCATCGGACGCGAAGTAATGACTTACACCACCAATGAAATGATGACCGTCGCCGCTGCTCGCCGATTGAAGAACGGTTCGGTGTGCTTCGTCGGTATC
This DNA window, taken from Pseudomonas fluorescens NCIMB 11764, encodes the following:
- a CDS encoding inorganic phosphate transporter; translated protein: MIDLFSGLDAWVLVSLLLALAFVLAFEFINGFHDTANAVATVIYTKAMPPHLAVFFSGVFNFLGVLLGGVGVAYAIVHLLPVELLINVNTGHGLAMVFSLLAAAITWNLGTWYFGIPASSSHTLIGSILGVGLANALINDIPLADGVNWQKAIDIAASLVFSPMAGFLIAALILIGLKWWRPLSKMHKTPEQRRKIDDKKHPPFWNRLVLVISAMAVSFVHGSNDGQKGIGLIMLVLIGIVPAQFVLDLGSTTYQIERTRDATLHLSQFYKRNADTLGEYLALGKSVDGDLPEKFRCNPQQTEPTITALLDTLKGVADYHSLSAESRIEVRRYLLCLDDTAKKVGKLPGLAAREKADLDKLRKDLTTTTEYAPFWVILAVALALGLGTMVGWKRVVLTIGEKIGKQGMTYSQGMSAQITTASLIGMANIFSLPVSTTHVLSSGVAGTMVANKSGLQGGTVRTILLAWVLTLPATVALSAGLFWLASKALGS
- the ccoM gene encoding cytochrome c oxidase subunit CcoM is translated as MFFDNVVIAGVLTVGLMVLFFAGFGFFIWKDSHKRKKP
- a CDS encoding CoA transferase subunit A, which encodes MAEILSLHDAVKQFVNDGDTVALEGFTHLIPTAAGHEIIRQGKKDLTLVRMTPDLIYDQLIGAGCARKLIFSWGGNPGVGSLHRLRDAVEKQWPHALEIEEHSHADLANAYVAGASGLPFAVLRAYAGSDLPKVNPLIKSVTCPFTGEVLAAVPSVRPDITVIHAQKADRKGNVLLWGILGVQKEAALAAKRCIVTVEEIVDDLNAPMNSCVLPTWALSAVCHVPGGAHPSYAHGYNERDNRFYQAWDPIARDRDTFTAWINEYIHGCADFSEFQAKLAAASDAK
- a CDS encoding RidA family protein translates to MTDSLAHRVQQLGLCLPTPSQPIANYVNHVISQNQLFISGQIPLQDGKPAFIGRLGESISDEEGANAAELAALGLLAQLSNALNDDLSKLVRIIRLGVFIASAPDFQKHGAVANGASNLLVNALGEKGRHVRTAVGVSSLPGGVAVEIDAIFELRP
- the pcaR gene encoding pca regulon transcriptional regulator PcaR, which gives rise to MNEQMRNSFASVAPPIVASPAKRIQALTGDPDFMTSLARGLAVVQAFQERKRHLTIAQISHRTEIPRAAVRRCLHTLIKLGYATTDGRTYSLLPKVLTLGHAYLSSTPLAVSAQPYLDRMSEQLHEACNMATLEGDDILYIARSATTQRLISVDLSVGGRLPAYCTSMGRILLAALDDTSLREYLDHADLQAKTSRTLHTPEALLECLQEVRQQGWCIVDQELEQGLRSIAVPVYDASGQVVAALNVSTHAGRVSRNELEQRFLPGLLAASRNLSAQLFA
- a CDS encoding LysR substrate-binding domain-containing protein — encoded protein: MELHQDLPPLMALRAFEAVARHLSFIKAADELSVTQSAISHQVQKLEQYLNQRLFIRRTRAIDLTPAGEAYYRQIQPALESIALATRGLRGNDHHETTLRIGLLASFATLWLVPRLADFNARYPHIHVELLPSVELSDVGGGEVDLAIRYGKGGWPKVRARRFMAETLAPVCSPAFKTQGTGIGPLLMAKSLQPFEWTDWSARNGIDLSHYPSVMLHDYNIVVEAAVAGQGIAMGRGHLIERRLKEGALVDAFDTPPFISEIGYWLVTPDRPASDAAECFGEWLYEMAHA
- a CDS encoding MFS transporter gives rise to the protein MNQPQSAVGNCLDVQSFINAQPISRYQWRVVILCFLIVFLDGLDTAAMGFIAPALSQDWGIDRASLGPVMSAALIGMVFGALGSGPLADRFGRKVVLVGAVLLFGAFSLASAYSSNVDQLLVLRFLTGLGLGAGMPNATTLLSEYTPERKKSLLVTSMFCGFNLGMAGGGFISAKLIPAFGWHSLLLIGGILPLILAVVLLFWLPESARYLVVRNRGTDKVRQALAPIDPTVVAQASSFSVPEQKTVKARNVFAVIFSGTYSTGTLLLWLTYFMGLVIVYLLTSWLPTLMRDSGASMEQAAFIGALFQFGGVLSAVGVGWAMDRFNPHKVIGTFYLLAGVFAYAVGQSLGNITLLATLVLVAGMCVNGAQSAMPSLAARFYPTQGRATGVSWMLGIGRFGAILGAWMGATLLGLGWNFEQVLTALVIPAALATTAVVIKGMVSHADAT